The Elaeis guineensis isolate ETL-2024a chromosome 5, EG11, whole genome shotgun sequence DNA segment AGCACCATTAGAACGGCCTAGCTTTTCAAACATCACAGACTCCACAGTGACAGCAACTCGAATTGGGTCACAAGCATCTACTTCATCTAAGATGTTTCTGACTTCATCCCTAATATCTGCACTAGTCTCGCCAGATACTTTAGAGAAAGCTTCAGCAAGAAGTTCCCGGAGTTTGTCACGCAAAGAATCATTACATTTGATCATTGATGTTAGCTTTGGTGGACCAACTGGGACCAATGATGGCTTCTTAATAACAGAATCCCTGTTCTCTTCCTTCAAGATCCTCTCAACTTTGATATTTTGACTTGAAGACTCATTGTTCCTTGTCTCAATCTTTATTTTTTCTGACTTCAAAGTCTCAGCCTTCATCAGTCTATCTGAATCTTTCTTCTCAGCCTTGAGACATTCTGAATCTGAAATATTGTCAACCTTAACAGACCCAGCCTTTGAAACCTCGTCAACCTTAGCAGTCTCTGCTTTCTCAGATTTGATTTCAACTTTAACAAAACTCTTACTTTCAGGACTGCCATTTTTTTTACCGTTGGCAGTCTCATCAATAACTACCTTTTTCCAGAATTGCAACAGGTCAGAAGCAACTGCTTGAATCTTCGAGTAACGATGCTTTGTAAGATAGCGAAGACGTTTGCCAAtctgaaaaatttgaaaaagagtaCAAATAGCCTAACTGTCAGAAGCAAAGCGGGGAAGGGAGACAACTCTGAACAAATGAGCACTTGTGAACATATGTCATTCTCACATTGAATAATAAGCTTaaatattataagaaataaaaagtACCCTACTAGAAACAATGGTATAATAAAAGTGCTTTTACATTTTGTGTAGTGTTTCTGAATCTGGTTTCATAACATTCTTCTCGGATGACAAAATAATAATCTATAGAAACTGTAGACATAGCATCACTTTGTAAGTGTTATGGACTAAGAGACTATGCCATAACAGCAACAGATTGGTCCCACTTGAATTGCATCAACTAGGTCTGAAACCATCCTCCCATCAAGCCACATTAACATCTCAAAGCTGGATATTCTATTaggaatttcatcacaaaaacagCAAACAAAAAACCAATACCTAATCCTGCACATAACTTATGTAATCATCTGGAAAAAAGAATATAATCTATGCATAAAAGAATCTAGTGAAAGCATTTCTTTTATAACGGTCAAAATTACAtgtattatattaaataattacatTTTTCCTAATAATACTGCCTACTTTTTGCTACCCTCTTTGTGCATGTGTTTTACACCTTTGGTGCTATTTCAAGCTTTTCGCTATCTTTTCCCTTGCAACCCTCTATCCTTGTTGCCCCAAGCCTTTGTCCCTCCCTTTTCCACATTCTCCAAAACAAATTAAAATGCCTCTCCTTACTACAAGAGCCCTCTCAGATCTTCATTATGAAGGAATTATCCGACATCAGATAAGTCTGGAACCTTGGTTCGCCTTATGCTCATAGCCCTTACATCTATTAGCTTAAGTTTTTGGGTAGGAGTTTAACAGGACAaggttgtatctttcgcatgaaagaaggattcaccttccatTGCAcgaatccaccattggatcacgcaatggttgctttgagatctatgtaggcAGATGAATGGAAAGGTTTGGActttggagtgctttgagatctgtgcgaagcacgatccgatggccaacatcatgaaagaagatcaatcattcttttgcacAAAACATACAACCCAACATACCCATACCATCTCAATCAACTCATCATCACTTTGTCCCTAATTTATGCAACTCTTGTATCTCCTCTAACATACTCATTTTTCTATTTATCCTTCCTAGCTTCACCACACATCCATCTAAGATATTCTCAGTTTTAAGTCGATTTTACATAAATTCTAGAAAACCTTTTTGGTAAAAGAAAGCTCACTCAACAAACTAACAGGAAGCTACACACATAGAGACATTAAAAAACGTCCAATGACTTGGAGATCAAGTCTGTGGACACAAATGCATGATCGAAGGTACACCACAAGAGAAGACCAGAACATGCCATTTCCACACCCGATCTCTCAATCATCAATAGACCTATATCTTGACCCATCTAGCTCCACCAAAAATCCACCACGCCTTGTCATGATTGCTCTTGAACTCTACCTTAACTATGATTTTTTTAAAGCATTTGGAATGCCTTCTCACTTGTAGCCTAAAATATCTTAAACAACTATCTACAGTAAAGAAAAATGTGAAATGGCAGCTAAACTACCAGGGCAAATAATGAATACAAAACATATCTGCATAGGAAGTTACAGAATGCATGGCAAAATAATTAGATTGTGCTTTTCTGATGGGCTATACATGACCAGAACATCAATAAGCCCGGGACACacccaaaatttaatttaactccATTTGTGGCTATCAGTTGAATAATCCAAAATTAGAATGGCAGAGATATTGCAACCCTAGAAGTATGTGATTATAGAGACATCACAGTGAATGAGGTAAGTTGGGAAAGAGCCTGTGGCTTTCAGACTGATGCAGAATACTGGTTTAGACTGAAACAGAGAAACTTGGAGTTCAGTTACATGGCTTTTACCACAAGCAGTTGCAAGAGCAACCATGTGAAGGGGATTTAACTTGTGACAAACTCTCAACCAGGGGCAAGACGTGGATAGAAACTTCTggttttatgaaaattattttgccTCACATATTTTATGCCCAATATCATGATGTTCTTCACCTAAGATTAGAGTACACTGCTTAGCACCCAAATAAgtcaatcataaaaaattagtgcTCAGTATCGTTTGCTGTATAGATGCAAAATGAGGGAAATAGTTCAGATTTTGAAATAGAATCAGAATTACCTGCCGCATACAAAGCATGGGATCACAATATTTCATGTTTGAAGATGTGAGTCAAGCTTCCCACTTAAGCTCTACTCTTGACTGGAGAAATGCCCCCCTGTTCAAGTGTTCTTTTGGGTCCATAGTTTAAATCAATACTCCACTTCCCATATACGACTTTCTTATTCTAGAAGAATTTGTTTTGTTTATTATCTAGGCATTATTGGTGTTAAATGAATATATACATTCCTTTTCTTCCTTTACAATATCTTTGTTGTTCTATTTTCTTAAAAGAATCATTTAAGAGTAATGCAATGGTTTGCcgctcatcaaaaaaaaaaaaagttcgttGTACCCACATGGCATGAGGAAATTGCTGCAGTTCACATGAGGTAATGTTATTCATGAGCGATTAGTCGAATCATGACATACCAAACCAAGGCCGCACTGGCACAAGAAACTTTTTTACATAATTCACTGACTCACTATTCACCATAgcatttttttttggttattaaAGTTATTTTTAAAAAGGCTTTGTGTATTGGGTGGAGTGCACTTTTTAAGCAACATTTTTCCCTTTAGGATTTTTCACAATGACATCATTTGGGCATCCAGTTAAGGATGCTCCTAGGCATTCATTAACCATATTGTGTTATTTCTAGAAATCAAGGTTGATTTCACCTTCCTAAATTTGTTCTAATTTCTTCTACTATGCTAGGAAACCTATTTTATGCAATAAGTGATCGACATGACACCCCATGAGGGTGATAAAACCTAAGACATGGATTTCAAAGATCCTGCATGGTGAAAAGTGCCGAAGTTCGACAAGTTTGAATGAAAACATGAGATACTCTACATGATTAATGCTGAATGCATGAGAACAAGATACAGCAACATATGAAAAGGAAACTACCTTTCGGTCTCCCAAGTCACATAACCTTAGGATCAAAAGCTTTTTGTACTGCCTGTGCCCTGACATGCGCCTAGTTGTCAGGCATGCATTTGTCTAGTCTTGACAGGTAAAGAAGCACCATGTCATAGTGTTAGTTATGACCTTAGAATCTAGTAAGCACTATGCTCGAAAGAAAGATTTAAAACAAGAAAGATTTGAATGAGTTCTGTCGATACACGCAAGTTGgccagaaggtcttagagaaaaaaaaaaaacatgaaggCTCCAAATGCTATCTAGCCATGCAACCAAGATTCGACATCTCAACAACTGTCAAAGACAACAATTAGGTTATAGAATTGCTCAAAGGGCATCAATTAACACTATCCTATCCTGCAGTGATCTACATTTGGGGGAACAATTTACTGTTTCTGCAAAAAGGTTCCACAGACTATGCAAAATGCACACTTGCCACCCAATGAGAGGGTTTGCCTTTACCCTCATCTTCAAGGCATTTGTTAAACGTTTGTCCTTTTCCTAGAATAGTAGCTTGGCTAGCTAAAATATGTCTCCATGTTTCAAGCCCGAGTACACTGCTAAAGATGCGATTTTGGAACTCTATTCCTCTTGTTGCAATTTTCTTTTGTactttgattttattttgaatataaaTTGAATTTGGTCATGATCTTTAAATCTTCCATACGCCTCTAATATGGCAACTACTCATCCACCACTTTCTTGCAATATTAGAGGAAATGAGCGTGATGCACAGCTACATAGTGATTGAGAGGAGATATCCACTAGAACAACATATTTATGTTAGCAAATGCCCCAACGAGGGCATTCATTAACTTTTCCCTACTAGGACAGACAAAATCACAATCACATGCATTGGGGATAAGGAAACACAAAACCCAACGTACTCTCTTCCAATAATGGTGAATCAAGAAACAAATATATCGAAGCAATGGAAAAACATCATGCATTAGTTAAATATTGCACAATCTCAGCTCTATTAGTAAATGTACTAATAAGGATCAAGAAAAAGGGAACTCAAATCACAGAAAATCCAACAGAAACGAAGCAAAGGAAGCAAAAAATGATTGCTGATAACTAAAGGAATCACTCCAAAACAGCCAACTAAAACAAAAAATGGTCAATTCAAAATCACTCCAATGATGCATCTGTAGAGTAACTTTGGTCAAAAACTAAAACATCGgtttggctaacaaatcaagcaaCGGCTGATTCAATTCTAAACATACTCCAATATCTCCTCAACAAAGTAACTAAGATCCCATGATAACATTGCACTTCAATAAGGTACCAAATCTGAAAGGCCATTATGCAGAAAACTACAACACAACTCTATGTTTTCCTTGCCATCCATGATACAGAGAATGTCAAGATTTCCATGAGCCACAAATATGATCTCCAATAGAGGGGAAGGTCAAATAGCCAATCGACCAAATGTCAAAATAATAAACTCTAACCTCTGAcccaataaaagaaaaatcaaccaaatagaaagaaataaaaatataaaaacataCAGTGAATGCTTTATATGAAATCAATCATACGTTTCACCGTGATAGCTAAATCAAATAAGAGAAATATCTTAGCTTTAGACAAATATCAATATTAGCCGGAAAAATATCAGCTTTCCTCGATCTATAGCAAGGTGATTGTTACATCAAATCAAAACCCTATTCTACTCACGTCAACCACTAAAAAGACACAAATAGACACGTAAAAAGGGAAATTGTTTTCACCAGGTAGAACAAAAGAGGACCAAAGCCGTGAATACGGGATCAGAGATCACAAGAAAAGAAGACACCGGCGTACCTGAGTCGCCACCAGGACCTCCGTCGTGACCGGGATCTTCCTCAGATGCTGCAGCGCGTCCACGCACCGATCCGCCTCCGGCGACGCGCCGCCAGCCTCCGCCGCCGCGTCCGCCGCCCTCTTCGCAGCCTCGAACGTCTCCAGAAGTTCCTCCTTCATGGCTCCCAGATCGCCGGGCAAGAATCAAAGAATAAATAGGAAAAATTCGCCCAAAAAAAATTCTGGGCAACGAATCCGACACCAAGAAGGCGTAGAGGAGGAGATTGAAACCCCAGGAAGCGAAGAAATCTATAGATGTAGAGAAAAATCCTAGAAATCTATGAGGAGGATAGAAGGAAAGGGTTTTGGTCTCCTCTCCGACGTCCGGTTCTCATCCGCTCCGGAGGGCGAGGATAGAAGAGGATCCACCAGGACAAGTATTTGTACAAGGGGTGTGACGGTAGGGCGAGTACTCTGAAGAGAAGGAAAGGTAAGGAAGATCTGACGGCCAGGATGGTGCAACGTTGTGAGCGATCTTTTTTTTGAATGGAGGATATGATGACAAAACTATGTGCGAAAGTCATTATAAGTTTCTTTATTCGGGGAGGAGGATATCC contains these protein-coding regions:
- the LOC105045998 gene encoding transcription elongation factor TFIIS; translation: MKEELLETFEAAKRAADAAAEAGGASPEADRCVDALQHLRKIPVTTEVLVATQIGKRLRYLTKHRYSKIQAVASDLLQFWKKVVIDETANGKKNGSPESKSFVKVEIKSEKAETAKVDEVSKAGSVKVDNISDSECLKAEKKDSDRLMKAETLKSEKIKIETRNNESSSQNIKVERILKEENRDSVIKKPSLVPVGPPKLTSMIKCNDSLRDKLRELLAEAFSKVSGETSADIRDEVRNILDEVDACDPIRVAVTVESVMFEKLGRSNGAHKLKYRSIMFNLKDAKNPDLRRRVLLGLVKPEKLVEMTPEEMASDGRKLENKQIKEKALFECERGGAPKATTDQFKCGRCGQRKCTYYQLQTRSADEPMTTFVTCVNCNNHWKFC